The Glycine max cultivar Williams 82 chromosome 3, Glycine_max_v4.0, whole genome shotgun sequence sequence gaaaaaaaatattaaaaagtatattgtTAATACGGTTGTACTCTGGATctaatctttttaaatttatcatattcttTCCTATTTATTACTAGTATGTTGTATTAGGTATAGGTGATTAAAAGCGCTACCTGATCCAATGCAAGTTGTAGGTTATAATGGGTCGGgtcataaaattcaaatttattttcggCCTAAAAAACTGAAACCCAGTCCTGTAAACActtaatttttgtgatttttaatgaatttttgcgGACTTAAACCACGTTGAATCCTAATTAAGTTAGACTAAAATGTTCAAAAATTTAGTCTCAAATCTTACATTTTATTGGACAAGTTTGGGATCACCTGATCCATCTTGTCACCTTTACCTCTAGTATTagggttttgtttattattgttcGGACTTAGTTTCTAGCTATTAATTCCATTCCATTTTACTTGTAGCATGCAAATAAGGTATGCTATGAACATTCACGTATATAATTTCTGTAATTATGTATGTAACCTGCGATATTGGACTGGGACGATGCCAGCCTTATACTGTGCAATTTTGAGATACGCAGGTTTGGCTAAATCAAAGTGCTGGCGTGGAGGGTTGCACCATCCTCCATTGTCACCTAGTTGAGCATAATTGGGGGGGCAAAGGTTGGTTGCCGTGACAAAATAGAGGGTTTCCCTGGCTTACACCACTGAGGAGAGTTTACACATTTGATCTCATAACATGCCCCACATGCCTCACCGTGGTTAAACAAAACTGAGCTCAATGCTGCCATGTCAAGCCCATAACCATCTTTAACAACATCATCATACCCACAAGCTCCTCCTGCATGCATGCAATCAAGTTAATATTCTTCTTCAttaacaaatcaaaattaaaatgatagttAAGGCATTATAATTTCAGATAATATTCATTAAaggtacattttttttctagtcAAGGGTATTTCTGACCGAGAGCTAGAGAATAATTCCTtgaaatacaaaaatttatttaaaagattaatctTTCTCCGGATATGTTTTTCTATATACATGATCAAATCCTTAACTATTTACTAAAACAACATTAAACatattcttgttttgttttaatcagAACATATATGAAAAAGAATTCAGCATGACAGGatcaacaaataatttaattcaagaAGTACAAACTAAAGTTTGTTTAGAAGTTTCAAAATCACCCATCCCTGACAAAGATATATAGTTGAATCATAATGGCGTGGCTCCATGACAAAGAAGCAcgtatttcaaaattttcccattTTAATGGTTTGATTTGAAGGGAGCTTCAAAAAAATCTTGGTCTCTACTACATCTTTCCTCTTATGTGTTAAGCAATGCTCCACGACAAGGGGGAAATTGATGTTGCTGCATTGTTGTATGCCTGTTGCATTGCAACCTACATTAGTCACGCATATATAAATCTGCACTTGCTTCACATCTCAACTTTTATCACCTAAGATGTATAAATCTAATTAATGGCCAGTATCTCTGCTGCAAAGTCAGCAAATCCAAATTAGCTATGAAGTTGCCTCAACATGATAAATGGCCAAACACAATTAAGTGGATAAATTTGCTCAGGCTACTTGAAGGGAATGTGAAGCAACCTTTTGCGTTCTAAACCAACACACGAGATTCTCTCATACTCTCATTCAAGAGCAATGGCTCTTAGTCAAACAACGAAAGAGGCTCCTTTTTTTAATTCTGCATATATGTAATGTAATTTAGAATGGTACTGTCTCTACTCTTTATGAGTTTTTAAAATGGAAACCATGTTCATGATTATACATTTATACCGATATCAATTAATATATGCATCCATGAGTAACTAGGATAAATAGAGCTATATAACTATATAAGCCTATAAAGAACTCAAATACAACggaaatctaaaaaaaaaaagatgagacTCGATAGTTGTCTCTTCATGCATAGACTTATGTCGTTAATttaagtttatgatttttttctacacttatatattattcaattttcttatttttatctaatgcAAAATTtcactttacacttatacttcAACAATAATCAATTGTTCTTGTAACTTGTAAGACAACTAGATAAATGCAAAACCGGTCCTAAGAACACGTGAAGTAAAAAAgagaatataatataattatcagaACAATTTAGCCGATAACATTGTATATGTCGGAAAATTAGCCTGAAATATGAAGTTCTTCCTTTTAAATGCTTATCATCAATTctactttatttttccttaaaaacaacctttattttctttatttcttttttatttctgattttttcttttaattttcaccTACTtaccctttatttttttctccctctGCCAAACAAAGAGTTACACACTTACACCTCAATGACAATTATCTCTATCCTTTATCTATGACATCAATGTCTAGTGTGTGTAGCTTTGAAATGAGGTTCAAATTTCAACATTTCTCTAATATTTGGCGGGAAATgagtttctattttttacaaCTGTTTTATGGAGGTGCAAATGACAACAGCGGGATGGAAACATAGTAAATTACGATGTGTTGGGTTTAGAGGagagaaataaatgaattttttttgaattaaaacaaaataaaagagatgtATACAAAATTTCTCTTGTATATTATTTCTTTCCTTCAAAACAAACACATCCATCGTGTTTGGTTTAAGCAACTAGCAGGcatttgtgaaaaataattgCATTCGTAAATCATCTCCAAACACATTATAAATTCAAGTAGAAATGTAGGATAACGGCGTCCCCCAACTCCGTCCTTTCCCGGGTGGCACGTGGGTCACTCCTCTTCCCACTCTTGCCATGGCCGTGGCTACCATATCCTCCGGCCCAGGGATACTCTCCGTTTCTGCTGCCTCCCCAACTCCGCCTGCAACAATGGAAGGACACGGACAGATTCCTGGGCTGGAGATTTGGTCGCCACGACTGGTGGCGGATCCACACCAAATATATGTTAGTGCTAAATTAGCAGCTGCTGTGATTGAAACTTATAGTCCATTTTAATTGTTCTGTTCATAAGCAGATTCATAACATTTTGGTTTCTGCTAATGGAAACTAAGAAAGAATATAGTTTGAATTGGGCTTTTGCTTAAACAAGCCAAATTGCTTTTCCATTTGGgaaatgaattttgattttagatttgtttaaatCTGTGTTGCCTTTTTGATTTGTTGGGGAATGGCTAAAGAACTAATTCACCTGATTGTTTCCCAAGCAATGAGTCTTATCTGGGATTTAATGTTGGAGCTGGAATGCATGTAAAGTTGCTTCATGATTGGGGACTTTGACCCGTTTGATGAAGTTCTGGATACGATGCTTCATGAGCTTTGCCATAATGTCCATGATGATCATAATGCCAGCTTCTACAAGCTCTGGAATGAACTTAGAAAGGTTTGACTTGTTACTTTGATGCATGTTGTTATAATCTATGCAAAATGATCAGATTTCATGCCTTTTGTAACACTCTTTGCATTAGAGAAATACCTTCGTGATTTTTTAGAGGTTTATTTGTCATATTTCTTTtctagagtatttttttttctttcgaatATTTGTCTGGTTTAGTCCTCAAAATTTTCTGTTTCTTGCTACACAGATATTTTCATCAATTTCATTGCCAGGGTTCCAGGTCTATGTAAGGGTCAGATTGTTATGAATTACGATTTACATATACCATACTGAAATTCACATATTGTCAGtatctattgtttttttttgagtatttttattagccaagttcccaacaaaataataaaagaaaggaaatgaaATAGAAAGACATAACTTTTTCCAAGTAGTTTATCTCTAACTTCTGGTCATGCTGGAAATTGCTGGTTGCTAACAATACATACATTTACGTACGGAATCCTCTCTATGTAACATTCTCTTTTGAATAGTGAAATTTTCTCAATATTTGGAAATTGAATATGAGAGAGCAACTACATACGATGATGTATCATAATGTTAAATACAtatgcaaaataaataattaagaaatattgCACACTGTTCAAGTACTGGACATTTCACAATCTATGCTAAAACATTATGAAGTTTATTGATCTGTATGTATCTAAGTGAAAGAATATTTCTGAAAAGTATATGGTTGTATAAGGAAGTTGATAATTCTATATTGCTTGAAATGtatctgtaaaaaaaatgtcaagttATAACATTATACGTATGTATGGTGTTGGGTATTGAATAAATTTCTTATTTACATAGCAAATCATCAccatagacaaaaaaaaaaacatttatctgTAGTGATTGATGAACAAAATTGTGCCTTTCATGATAGCGAAATGTAAATCCAAAGCAGTTCGTAAccttatttaatttatgattaaaccaaTCACttcaaatttagttttaaaatattattaatcacaaaattaaaattattttttatgcaaggaaccattttattttttataaacaattaaTGTTCACTCTCTAGTCTCTTGCATAGTTGCATTTCAATCATGCACAATTTGTAAAGGCACACCAACATTTTAAAGTTTGTCAACATTATCACTTCTCCACCTTCCATAAACATTCATTAGTTGAGTGaggatttaaaataaataactgagTTAAATATCCTTGATGAAACTTTTACTTTCTAAAACATAAAAGTGAGAAGCagttccattaaaaaaaaaatgagaaagaagCAAGCCATTATTAGTTGttagcaaaataaattatttgtactAGCACGCTTCcactttaataaattttttatcacgTAAACTATAGATACAAAATTTAAGCATGTAGTATCCATTACTGTTGAAAAGAACAATGTCATGCATTATGGAACATGTTGGGAGCAGTATTTTAGTCGGTAATGGTGGCAACTGTCAAGTGTCAGGTTTAAGTTAAGGGAATTTGTTTTCGTCCTAGAATTCCGATTTATGTTGTTGTTGGGTTGGGAGTTACTAGGATTAAGGAGTGAATAACCAACGACTTGCGGAATAGGTGGCCCCTATCTTAATGTAATGCATCCGTAGTTTCAACGTCGTCAATCCACAATCTTTAGTTGTTGCCAACCTCCTCTAGGGTTCCTCTGTTTCTTAACTTTCTTCACATCAATGGCAAAGAAGAGAACCGCACCTCAGAAGAAGACCCAGATGATGAATCCCATGCCAAAACATTCTCAACAGCCAAGAAGCTCACCTCCTAAACGCCGCACTGATTTCTCTTTCTTCACGCGCTCTCCCTCCTCCTTCTCCAACCCTACTTCTGGTACCTTTTTTTTTGCCTCTTCTAAATTCCTTCTTTCACGTTCAGTTTTAGTCTTTCTTGAATTTGTTCTGgctattatatttaattgttcACTTTGTGGGTTTGTTGTTGCCAATTGATTTTGGTGATTGGTTTTTCTTGTGGGGatctttttttgaattaatcatCAACTGTTGACTGCAAAGCTAGTGCCATTCGCGCAATTCCCCAATTGAGTTTTCATGTTTTCGTATAGTATGACAAGCAATTCTTAATGAAATCATTAAATTCCTTCTCCTCCTTCCTTGGTCTGGGAGTGTGATTTCTTGTATATGTCACGACTTTGTAGATGATGAtgtacttttaaaaatttggtacGATGGTAGTTTGTTAGCAATGTGGTTGAGCTGTGAAATAACTATGTGCTTTGACGAGTTGCGTGTTCTGACAATGAAATGAAATCATTGTTTTGTTAGAATGCTAAATGGTTTGTGCATactgaaattattttaactgtTTGATTTCAATCTTCCAGTTATGCATATTTGTGTTGGAGGATGttgtttgcattgataaataatgAACACTTGTTGAATTTAGCTCCTTGGTTTTATCTTTTGTCATTTACAAAGTCCATATCCGAAGTCACATTCATCAACCTTTTAAGGTTGACTGCCTCCATTGAACTAATGTTTCTGATAGGCCTTGTCaaagttttaaaggaattaattttgTTCGTTATATAATATGACTTTGTTGGAGCTAATTTTATACACTTGGTACTCAAAAtctttgttgttgatgttgccaAGCATGGAGGTTTGGCCAGTAGTCTGTTCTCCTTCTTCAAACATCTTAGTATGTGTAACATGTGATTCAAATTGAATTATTCATTCTGTTAGGATTTAAACTCAGTGTCTGTCTTTCTCCTTCATAAGCAAACTTTGATTGAATTTTGTTGAAACAGATGGCTGATCTTTCATCTGACCCATTCTTCCATGCAGGTTCCTCACCAGATTCATCTTCTGGTGAAGTGAGGTTGTCCAATGTTGCTTCAAGCTGTTTGCAGGGGAGGAGAATGGCAATGAAACAATTTTCTGAAGATATGCTGGTTCGATGCAGCTTTTACCAAGAGGGTAGACCGGTATGTTCATCTGAGTCTTTTGATACTCCAGTTGTGGAAGTTGATTCAGCTGTTCAAGATGAAAGTCTCAACCTTGGTGGACATAGGTTTGTTTTGTGCAAGCGTGCTAGTACAAATAAGTGAAGTTTGGAACCTTTcagctttttttgttttttagtagACTGAAACTTTTAAGTTTCTTATTTCTTTATAGGGATGCTtgcaatgaaaaaattaatatttccaaGATGTCAGAATCTACCCCTCTTGAATCATCTGTCAGTGATAGCAGTTCTCTTGCTGTAACTCCTGGAAGTGTTGTATGGGCGAGGACAGATTCTCAAGTGTGGTGGCCTGCTGAGGTATTTACATATCCTGCAATATTTGTTGTTTTCTGTCCCTATCTATGTACTGGTTCATGAGTCAATATGACATATGATTAGACAAAAAGAATCCATAGTTACAAAGGCCATCCTCTCTTCCAGACGTCCTTGAAGAATCTCTTGATTTTACATGCAGTTCACTTACCACCTAAGTTCTTCAGTGGAAAATACACAGGCTGATCTCGTAACATGTCCTTGTCTTGCAAATTGGAGAATTTGCtttcaatattaaaatgaattttgataTAATCAATAGAATAAGTTATATATCAGTTTAAGCCTCatggtctttttctttttccctttttgataATTGATGTACAATAATGCAAATATAATTGTTGCTGATATAAATACAGGAGATATCATCTTTATTATCTTAGCTGCAAACCATGGTAAACTTCCCTCTTATATCTCTGTTTACCCATTCTACCATGTTCCTTTCTTTTGCTTTGGAGATTTGTGAGACAATGTTCTCTCATGGAAACTAAGTTAAGATTAATGTTGATAAGTGAACACTTAGGATCGTCTTGAAAACAGgtataaaaaggaagaaatttgACCCTAACCGCGACCTGTCGGTGGAATCAAAGTTATCGAAAGGAGCGTGATCCTGATCCTGACTGCGACCTGCTGATAAAACCAAGGAAAAGCTCTCACAATAGAGAAAGTCTCAAATTTCATTAATCTTCCAAATTTTTCCAACGAAGTGTTTAAGGAGTCTATTTATACTCATACTAATAACCCTAATTTAGGTCCAAGACccaataactaatctaataatttaaagactttaaaataacaataaaaggtcGTGGCTGCTCATTACAAGTTGGAAGATAGGCCCGACATGCTGTGcttaattattatctaattagCCCAATATTAATAGTCCATCAAAATTGATCAACTCAGTTCATGGATGCTTCTTGTCTTGTAAATTGGGCTTCCCAAAGTGATTCTTCAAGTTGACCTCGATTAGGTGCAACCCTTAATTCACATTGGTCTTTTTTCTCTTGGATTTTTAGAATCAGACCTTGCAAAACTTGCTTTATTCTTTTAGTCTTGGACCTTGTCATAGGACCTCCAATCCGATGTAAATGATCATTAGACAGACTGGTTGCACCTCCATCAAATGTTTTGAATCCATTCTTGTTCATTGGAAAATTTTAATCCTTCAATTATTGAAAATTGAACTTTTTGTGCATATTCATATATCTTATACAATATGCCGCTTGATTTGTCAAAACTTTTCTCATGTTGTTAAACTACATTAAAGATGAGGAAAATCAATTACTTGAATGCTTTTGTTGTTTACATGATTGAAACTATTGGTGCAAATCTGTCATAATTTTGATGTTAGATGTTGAATCCAACCTTCTAAACATACTAGTTAGTAAAATGGGTTAGTTTATGACTTTGGTGTGAAGTTTATTTCTATGTGtcactattttattttgaatttcataacCCATTTAtgtatattaagaaaataaacttttcaGATCATGGAAGAAACATCTGTGCTATCCAACCCTGGCAATGATGGACATGTTTTAGTGCAGTTTTATGGAAATCTTCCCAGGTATTGTAGAATATATTTTCCAGATGGAAGTTTCTTGGATTTGCCTGACCTGTCTACTTATTGTACTGAAtatttctttgttccttaacaGTGCCTGGATTGATCCAATGACAGATATTTCAACTTTTGAGGATGTGAGTTTAATTAATCCTTTTCATGTAATATTCTTTTGCACATATAAGTTCATGGTATTTAGAACCTTAGAAGTCAAGCCACTATCTTGTATTTACATCTTGATAACATTTAACATCCAAAGCCATGCTAGAAGAGGAGGCAGATAGAATGCCTCATCCTCAAcctcaaaatgaagaaagaaaagggtGGAGAAATGCTTACTAATTGTACATTTTCTAATATGTTTCCCTGCAGCACGTCTCACAATTTTTGTAGTAAACTATTATATTGTCTCTGCTGTTGTAAATCCTTCtattctacatttttttttaaattttatgaattttccttttcttttctgttgAGAGGTGGGTTGTTGAAGAATTAGGATGTTTTTTTACTCATTTCTCTTAAGCAGGACATAAATTTCAACAACTGTGAAGGAGATAGTTCTATTCTATGATTGTTTGCTTAATTACATCTGTGCATGATTTTTATTGCAGTCTTTTGAAGACAGGAGCAACAACCCTTCAGAAGATTTTCAAAAGGCTTTAAAGCAGGTATGTTTAATCTAAAAGAAAACTTTGGTATGCtccaataaattttacaattttcagCCAAGAGAATCTGTATTATATCTCATTTATTCCTCCTCCCCCTTTCCAGGCaagctttttttatttgtctttttattttattgatactaGGCCTTACAGAGGAAGGCACAACTTAGTTCTTGCCAAAAGTTGACTCCTGATAGGTCTGCTCACTATGATCTGCAAGAACGTTCATCTGGTACCATCTTTATTTCTACTTTAAATTATGTTGTGTTATGTGTATGGTGAAGTGGGTTGTTACAAAAAGGGTCATGATGGAGGATGACGcaaaatagaataataaaagGTTTTAAATGGAGTTGACACCTCTGTCATATGATCCTTGTTGTGACAAATGGTTATTTCACAGGAGACTTTGCAGTTTTTCGAAGGCTTATTGGCCATCATCATTCAACTCCATTGGTTGATTTTTGCGTAATAGTTTGAAGATTTAGTTCACAAGTAACTGTCAGCTAGGTTATGAAATGggcaatataattcaatctCCCCGAAACCTTTGGCTTCCTTTGTTGTGTGAGTTGACTTTTCAAGAATTGCTCAAACTTTGCAAGGATCCACTTCAATTTCCTTTTGGTGGACTACAAACCCCAAAAACTTGCCAAATTCACATCAATAGTGCATTTAGCTAGTTCAGTCTCAATTTAAACTTCGTCAAACGCTTCAACGATTTCTGCATGCGAGTTACATGATCTTCTTCATTTCTTGACTTTGCAATCGTCTAGGTTAGCTTCAATCTCCTTTTGcttcatatcatggaacaaggTCGCTATTTCCTTTTGATATGTTGCGCCAACATTTTTATCCTAAGCGGCATGACCTTCTAGCAAGGTGATGAATGTGTTTTTAACCTTATCATTTGAAGGCAATCCTTGCACAATGGATCCAAGGTCTTCC is a genomic window containing:
- the LOC100801494 gene encoding uncharacterized protein — translated: MAKKRTAPQKKTQMMNPMPKHSQQPRSSPPKRRTDFSFFTRSPSSFSNPTSGSSPDSSSGEVRLSNVASSCLQGRRMAMKQFSEDMLVRCSFYQEGRPVCSSESFDTPVVEVDSAVQDESLNLGGHRDACNEKINISKMSESTPLESSVSDSSSLAVTPGSVVWARTDSQVWWPAEIMEETSVLSNPGNDGHVLVQFYGNLPSAWIDPMTDISTFEDSFEDRSNNPSEDFQKALKQALQRKAQLSSCQKLTPDRSAHYDLQERSSDKCTSTSTSKTIDDVQERRRGKRERKPKVHFDEVTYPMKSETKVRRLKIMRYLGLAPPVGSPF